The stretch of DNA GTCTTCGGCAAGGACAACGAGAAGGGCCTGCACGTGGATTGTCACGGCAACAGCATCGTGAGCGCCAAGGAGGCCATGGTGTGGGACCCCGGCACGCCCACGCCCGTGCCGGCCTATCTCCTGGCTGCCCTGGACCGCGAGCCCGACATGCCGCGGGCCGTCGGCATCTTCCGCGACGTGGCGCTGAGCACCTACGAGCAGGAGATCAACGACCAGATCGCACAGGTGCAAGCCGGCAACGGCGAGAGCACGCTCAGAGACCTGATCTACACGCAGGACGCCTGGACGGTCGACTGAGCCCGTCGTACCGGTCGACATCGCGACGCCGCTCTCCTGGGAGCGGCGTCTTTTCTGCTGGCGATCGACGCCGGACAGGTCGATCGTTGACAAGCTGGAACCCGCATCGGTAGGCTGCTCCGATCGTCGATGCGGACACCGGGAGGAACACGGCATGACACAACAGCGCGGACAGTGGAGCGGCCGACTCGGATTCATCCTCGCCGCGGCGGGCAGCGCCATCGGCCTGGGCAATCTCTGGAAGTTCCCCTACATCGCATACGAGAACCAAGGCGGGGCCTTCGTCATCGTCTACATCGGCGCGGTGGCCCTGGTGGGGCTGCCCATCATGCTGGCCGAGATCGTCCTGGGCAGGCGCAGCCAGCGCAATCCCGTCGGAGCCTTCATGCTGCTGGGCGAGAACCGCCCGGGCGGCTCCCTGTGGACCGGCATCGGCGTGCTCGGGGTGATCGCCGGCTTCGTGATCCTCTCGTACTACTGCGTGATCGCCGGCTGGACCCTGCGCTATATCCTGATGGCCGTCGGCGGCCAGCTGGGCGACCTGGCCGGAACGGCCGATGGTCTCGAGGAATATTTCGGCGGATTCCTCGCCAGCGGCCCGCAGCAGACCCTCTGGTATACCGCCTTCATGGCCATGACCGTCGGCGTTGTCTTCTTCGGCGTGCAGCGAGGGATCGAACGCGTGGCCAAGGTGCTGGTGCCGGCGCTGTTCGCGATCCTGATCGCACTGGCCATCTACGCCACGACCACCGACGGTTTCGGACGGGCCATGACCTTCCTCTTCCGCCCCAACTTCCACGACCTGAGCCGCGGCGCGGTTCTCGAGGCGCTCGGCCACAGCTTCTTCACCCTGAGCCTGGGCATGGGCGCCATGCTGACCTACGGCAGCTACATGAGGCGGCAGGACTCCATACCCCGCGCGGCCCTGACCATTTGCATGCTGGACACGCTGATCGCCCTGCTGGCCTGCGTCATCATGTTCTCGATCATCTTCAGCTTCGACCTCGAGGTGCGCAAGAGCTCCACCATCCTGTTCACGACCCTGCCCCTGGTCTTCTTCAAGCTGCCGGGCGGATCGCTGATCAGCGCCTTCTTCTACCTGCTGGTGGCCCTGGCGGCCCTGACCAGCACGATCAGCCTGCTGGAGGTGGTCGCGAGCTTCGCCATCGATCAGCTCAGGTGGACGCGCCGCCAGGCGGTCCTGACGATGGGCGGTGCCATCTACGTCTTCGGCGTCCTCAGCGCCTGGAGCTTCGGCGGCAGCCCCGCGCTCACGGAGATCAACCTGATCGGGAGGGCGTCGACGGCCGGCGTCTTCGGCACGCTCGACTACCTGGCCAGCAACTGGTTCCTGCCGGTGGGCGGGCTCCTGATCGCCCTTTTCACGGGCTGGGTGCTGCTGGGCAGGGACGCCCGTCAGGAGCTGGAACAGGGACACGGACCGTTCGGCCTGTTCGCCGGCTGGCAGGTCCTGGTCCGCTTCGTGGCACCCCTGGTGGTGGGGGCGATCATCGTGAGCGTGATCCTGGGCGCCGAGTACCAGTAGGCGGGGCGGCAGCGCCGGGATGCATGGCCAGGTCGATCCGGCCCGGGTGCGTCTCCGCTTCGTTCAGATGCCCCCGTCCACGATGATCGGCCTCTGGTAGACCGCGATCATCACGAACGCCAGGTTCATGCCCACGACGAACAGGAGAAAGAAGACGATCCAGATCCAGGGATTCTTCTTCATCCAGCGCCACATCGTCATGGCCCCCTGAAGGTGACTTCCAACCGTCGGCTCTGACCGGACAGCGAGTCGGTCACCGAGATGAAGACCGGAAACGACCCGCTGTACTCCGGCCTCGCCACGTAGAGGAAGACGGGCGACTGGCCGTCGCGCATCCCCTCCAGATGCAGCAGCGGCTGGGGGACGATCGCCTCGACCGCCGGACCGTCGCCGTCCTCCACCTCGATCAGGTAGGTGGCCGCCTCGTCGTCCTTGTTCTGGATGTGCAGGTTGATCAGATTGCGGATGCGCGCACCCTCGATGACGTAGGGCAGTCCCTTCGTCCGCAGGGCAGTGGCCTGGAAGTTCTCGCGGCTGGCGACCGACAGCGTGGCCACGGCCAAGCCGACCAGGCCCATGAAGGCATAGATGAAAGAACGCGGCCGCAGAAGATTCCTGCGCCCTTCGCCGCGGAACGAGCGCTGGGAATCGTAGCGCACCAGACCGCGCGGCCTGCCGATCTTG from bacterium encodes:
- a CDS encoding sodium-dependent transporter, with product MTQQRGQWSGRLGFILAAAGSAIGLGNLWKFPYIAYENQGGAFVIVYIGAVALVGLPIMLAEIVLGRRSQRNPVGAFMLLGENRPGGSLWTGIGVLGVIAGFVILSYYCVIAGWTLRYILMAVGGQLGDLAGTADGLEEYFGGFLASGPQQTLWYTAFMAMTVGVVFFGVQRGIERVAKVLVPALFAILIALAIYATTTDGFGRAMTFLFRPNFHDLSRGAVLEALGHSFFTLSLGMGAMLTYGSYMRRQDSIPRAALTICMLDTLIALLACVIMFSIIFSFDLEVRKSSTILFTTLPLVFFKLPGGSLISAFFYLLVALAALTSTISLLEVVASFAIDQLRWTRRQAVLTMGGAIYVFGVLSAWSFGGSPALTEINLIGRASTAGVFGTLDYLASNWFLPVGGLLIALFTGWVLLGRDARQELEQGHGPFGLFAGWQVLVRFVAPLVVGAIIVSVILGAEYQ